The sequence GCGCGCGTCGTGTCCATGCCGTGCGTCGAGTGGTTCGACGCGCAGGACGCGGCCTACCGCGAATCCGTCATCCCGGCCGGTGTGAAGGCCCGCGTGTCCGTCGAGGCGGGGATCGCCCAGTCGTGGCACCGCTTCACCGGTGACGCCGGGGTGAACGTTTCGATCGAGCACTTCGGCGCCTCCGCCGATGCCGCCACACTGTTCCGTGAGTTCGGCTTCACCGCGGAAGCAGTCGTCGAGGCCGCGCGCCGCTCGATCGCCAACACCAAGAACTGAAGGGGATGACGCAGCAAATGAGCACCGACAAGCTCGCGCAGCTGTCCGAAGCCGGCGTATCGATCTGGCTCGACGACCTCTCGCGCGAACGCCTGAACACCGGCAACCTCGCGGACCTGATCCGCGACAAGCACGTCGTCGGCGTGACGACCAACCCGACGATCTTCGCCAACGCGATGTCGAAGGGCGACGCCTACGACGAGCGGACGCGGGAGCTCGCGGCCCAGAACGCCGACGTCGAGGCCACCATCCGGGACCTGACGACGACCGACGTGCGCAACGCCGCCGACCTGTTCCGCGACGTCTACAACGCCACGAACGGCGTCGACGGCCGCGTCTCCATCGAGGTCGACCCGCGCCTGGCCAAGGACACCGACAAGACGGTGGCCGAGGCGAAGGACCTGTGGAAGACCGTCGACCGGCCGAACGTGCTGATCAAGATCCCGGCCACCCAGGAGGGCCTGCCGGCGATCACCGCCACGCTCGCCGAGGGCATCAGCGTCAACGTCACGCTGATCTTCTCCGTGGAGCGCTACAAGGCGGTCATCGAGGCCTTCTTCGCCGGCCTGGAGCAGGCGAAGGCCAACGGCCACGACCTGCGCGGCATCCACTCGGTCGCGTCGTTCTTCGTCTCCCGCGTGGACACCGAGATCGACAAGCGGCTCGACTCCATCGGCACCGACGAGGCCAAGGCGCTGCGCGGCAAGGCCGCCGTCGCCAACGCCCGGCTCGCCTACGCGGCCTTCGAGGAGCTGTTCTCGTCCGACCGCTGGAAGGCCCTCGCGGCCGACGGCGCGAACGCGCAGCGCCCGCTGTGGGCTTCGACCGGTGTGAAGAACCCGGACTACTCGCCGACGCTCTACGTCGACGACCTGGTGGTCAAGGACACCGTCAACACCATGCCGGAGAAGACCCTGGACGCCGTCGCGGAGCATGCTGAGCTCAAGGGCGACCAGGTCACCGGGCGCGGCGCCGAGGCGCAGGAGGTCTTCGACAAGCTCACGACCGTCGGCATCGACATCACCGACGTCTTCCTGGTGCTGGAGAACGAAGGCGTCGAGAAGTTCGAGAAGTCGTGGACCGAACTTCTGGAGACCGTGAACGGGCAGCTCGAGAAGGCGAAGGGCTGAAGCACGACATGACGACAGGGGAAAAGACCGGCGTCGAGATCGTGGACGCCGCACTGGCGGAGCGCGCCGCGCCGCTGGCCGACCGGCTGGTCGCCGACCAGGCCGCGTCGAAGCTGGCGGCGCAGGACGCGACGCTGTGGGGACCGGACGCCGAGCCCGAAGCGTCGATCCGGCTGTCGTGGACGACGCTGCACAAGTCGTCACGGCCGCTGATCGGCGAGATCGAGGCGCTGCGGACCGAACTGCGGTCCGAAGGCGTCGACCGCGTCGTGCTGGCCGGCATGGGCGGCTCGTCGCTGGCGCCCGAGGTGATCACGGCGACCGACGGCGTGCCGCTGACCGTCCTCGACACCACCGACCCGGGCCAGGTCGCCGACGCGCTCGCCGGCGACCTCGAGCGCACGGTGATCGTGGTGTCGTCGAAGTCGGGCGGCACCGTCGAAACCGACAGCCACCGGCGGATCTTCGCGAAGGCCTTCGCCGACGCGGGGATCGACGCGGCGCGGCGGATCGTGGTCGTCACCGACCCGGGCTCGCCGTTCCAGGAACTGTCCGAAAAGGAGGGCTACCGCAAGGTCTTCCTCGCCGACCCGCACGTCGGCGGCCGCTACTCGGCGCTGACCGCGTTCGGGCTCGTCCCGGCCGGCCTCGCCGGCGCGGACGTCGCCCGGCTGCTCGACCAGGCCGCTTCGGTGGCTGAGGAACTCGCCGCGGACGACGCGGCCAACCCAGCGGTCAAGCTGGCCGCCGCGTGGGCCGCCGCGCACGAAGCGGGCGCCGAAAAGGTCGTGCTGGCCGACACCGGCTCCGGCATCAAGGGCTTCCCGGACTGGGCGGAGCAGCTGATCGCCGAGTCCACCGGCAAGCAGGGCACCGGCCTGCTGCCGGTCGCGGTCGAGAGTCCGGAGGCGCCCGGCTTCGCCGACGCCGGCGACGACGCCACGGCCACCGCGGTCGGCGCCCCGCAGGGTGCGGCGAAGATCTCCGTGACCGGCTCGCTGGGCGCGCAGTTCCTGCTGTGGGAGTTCGCCACGGCGCTCGCCGGCCGGCTGCTCGGGATCAACCCGTTCGACCAGCCCGACGTCGAGGCCGCGAAGAAGGCGGCGCGCGCGCTGCTGGACGACCCGGAGAAGCTGAAGGGCGGCGAGACCGCGTCCAATGTGGACGGTGTCGTCGAGATCTTCGGCAGCGACGGGGTGGCCACGGACGGCAGCCTGACCGACGTGCTCCGGGCGTTCTTCGCCTCGGCGCCGGACGCGGGCTACATCGCCGTGCAGGCCTACCTCGACCGCCTCGACGACGCCTCGACGTCCTTGCTGCGCGGCGAAATCGCCAAGCGCACCGGGAAGCAGACGACGTACGGCTGGGGACCGCGGTTCCTGCACTCCACCGGCCAGTACCACAAGGGCGGGCACCAGAACGGCGTGTTCCTGCAGCTGACCGGCGCCGTCGAGCAGGACCTCGACGTGCCCGACCGGCCCTACACGCTGGGCCGGCTCCAGCACGCGCAGGCCCTGGGCGACGGGCAGGTGCTCGCCGAGCACGGCCGCCCGGTGCTGCGCCTGCACCTGACCGACCGGGCCGCGGGCCTCGCGGCGGTCGTCCGCGCGGTACAGGAGGTCGGCGCATGACGTGGAGCAACCCCCTTCGCGATCCGCGGGACAAGCGGCTCCCCCGGATCGCCGGGCCGTCCAGCCTGGTGATCTTCGGTGTCACCGGCGACCTGGCCCGCAAGAAGCTGATGCCCGCCATCTACGACCTGGCCAACCGCGGGCTGCTGCCCGCGGGCTTCTCGCTCGTCGGGTTCGCCCGGCGCGACTGGGAGCACCAGGACTTCGGCGAGCTCGTGCACGACTCGGTCAAGGAGCACGCGCGGACGCCGTTCAAGGAGTCGGTGTGGAACCGGCTCGCCGAAGGCATCCGGTTCGTGCAGGGCACTTTCGACGACGACGACGCCTTCGACCGCCTCGCGCAGACGGTCAAGGACCTCGACCAGGAACGCGGCACCGGCGGCAACACCGCGTTCTACCTGTCGATCCCGCCGAGCGCGTTCCCGGTGGTGACCAAGCAGCTGGCCCGCTCCGGGCTGGCGAACGCCGACGACAAGACGTGGCGGCGCGTGGTCATCGAGAAGCCCTTCGGGCACGACCTGAAGAGCGCCGAAGAGCTGAACGCGATCGTCAACGACGTCTTCCCCGAGGAGTCGGTGTTCCGCATCGACCACTACCTCGGCAAGGAGACGGTGCAGAACATCCTGGCGCTGCGCTTCGCGAACCAGCTGTTCGAGCCGATCTGGAACGCCAACTTCGTCGACCACGTGCAGATCACCATGGCCGAGGACATCGGCCTCGGCGGCCGCGCGGGGTACTACGACGGCATCGGCGCCGCCCGGGACGTCATCCAGAACCACCTGCTGCAGCTGCTGGCCTTCACCGCGATGGAGGAGCCGCTGTCGTTCGAGCCGCGGGCCCTGCGCGCGGAGAAGATCAAGGTGCTCTCGGGCACCAAGCCGCTGGGACCGCTGAACAAGACGAGCGCGCGCGGCCAGTACGCGGGCGGCTGGCAGGGCGGCACGAAGGTGCCGGGCCTGCTGCAGGAAGAGGGTTTCGCGAAGGACTCGAAGACCGAGACCTACGCGGCGGTGACCCTCGAGGTGCAGAACCGCCGCTGGGCCGGGGTGCCGTTCTACCTGCGCACCGGCAAGCGGCTCGGCCGCCGCGTCACCGAGATCGCCGTCGTGTTCAAGCGGGCGCCGCACCTGCCGTTCGATTCGACGTCGACCGAGGAGCTGGGGCAGAACGCCCTGGTCATCCGGGTCCAGCCGGACGAGGGCATCACGCTGCGGTTCGGTTCGAAGGTGCCGGGCACCACCATGGAGGTCCGCGACGTCACGATGGACTTCGGCTACGGGCACGCGTTCACCGAGTCGTCCCCCGAGGCCTACGAGCGCCTGATCCTCGACGTCCTGCTGGGCGAGCCGTCGCTGTTCCCGGTGAACGAAGAGGTCGAGCTGTCCTGGAAGATCCTGGACCCGATCCTGGAGCACTGGGCCAAGGAAGGCGCGCCCGAGCAGTACCCGCCGGGCACCTGGGGCCCGCCGTCCGCCGACGAAATGCTGGAGCGCACCGGCCGGAAATGGAGGCGCCCGTGATCATCGACCTGCCGTCCACCACGACGTCGGCGTTGAACAAGAAGCTGGTGGAGATCCGCGAACAGGGCGGGCAAGTCGCGCTCGGGCGGGTGCTGACGCTGGTGATCGTGGCCGACGACGACGCCAAGCTCGAAGAGGCGATCGAAGCGGCCAACGGCGCGAGCCGCGAGCACCCGTCGCGGGTGATCGTGGTGGCCAAGGGCGCCCGCACCGCGGCCCCGCGCATCGACGGCCAGATCCGCGTCGGCGGCGACGCCGGCGCGAGCGAGGTCATCGTGCTGCGGCTCTACGGCCCGCTGGCCGCGCAGGGCCAGAGCGCGGTGGTGCCGCTGCTGCTGCCGGACGCGCCGATCGTCTGCTGGTGGCCGGGCGCCGGCCCGAAGGACCCGGCGAACGACCCGCTGGGCCAGCTGGCGCAGCGCCGGATCACCGACTCCGCCGCGGAGAAGAGCCCGGTCCGGGCCCTGACGACGCGCGCGAAGGCGTACACCGCGGGCGACACCGACCTGGCGTGGACCCGGCTGACCCGCTGGCGGGCGCAGCTGGTGTCGGCGCTGGACCTGCCGCCATTCGAGAAGATCACCGGCGCGACGGTGACCGGCGAGGCCGACTCGCCGTCCACCGAGCTGCTGGCCGGCTGGCTGGCGGAGTACCTGAAGGCGCCGGTGAAGCGCGTGAAGAGCGCGGGCGCGGCCGGGATCATCTCGGTGACCCTGGACCGCCGCTCCGGGCCGGTGGAGCTGCACCGCCCGGACGGCCGCGTCGGCACGCTGACCCAGCCGGGCCAGCCGACCCGCCGCATCGCCCTCCAGCGCCGCAACAACCAGGACTGCCTGATCGAGGAGCTCCGCCGGCTCGACCCGGACGAGATCTACGAGGCGGCCCTGCACGGCCTCGGCAAGATCGCCACGGGCACGAACGGCAAGACGGGAGCCCCGCCGAAGGCCGAGGTCACCTCGCCTGCTGCCGCCGCCGCGGCCGGTGCCAAGAAATGAGCAAGACGGAAGTAGTCGTCTACGCGAACCAGGACCTCCTGGCCGCCGCGGCGGCCGCCCGGCTGGTCACCCGGCTGGTGGACGTCCAGGCGGCCAAGGGCACGGCGTCCCTGGTGCTGACCGGCGGCGGGACGGGCATCGCGGTGCTGTCGGAGCTGCGTGCTTCCTCGGCCCGCGACGCGATCGACTGGTCCCGCCTCGACATCTACTGGGGCGACGAGCGGTTCGTCCCGGCGGATTCGGACGAGCGGAACGAGAAGCAGGCCCGCGAGGCGCTGCTGGACCACGTTCCGCTGGACCCCAAGCGGGTCCACGCGATGGCGGCGTCGGACGGCGAGTTCGGTTCCGACGTCGACGCGGCGGCGGCGTCCTACGCGTCGGTGCTGGCGGACAACGCGGGACCGGAGGACCACGGCAACGTGCCGACGTTCGACATCATGCTGCTCGGCCTGGGCGGCGAGGGCCACACGGCGTCGGTGTTCCCGGAGTCGCCTGCGGTGTACGAGACCGAGCGGTCGGTGGTGGCGGTGCGCAACTGCCCGAAGCCGCCGCCCACGCGGGTTTCCCTGACGCTGCCGGCCATCCGGCGGGCGCGTGACGTCTGGCTGATGACGGCCGG is a genomic window of Amycolatopsis lexingtonensis containing:
- the zwf gene encoding glucose-6-phosphate dehydrogenase, with product MTWSNPLRDPRDKRLPRIAGPSSLVIFGVTGDLARKKLMPAIYDLANRGLLPAGFSLVGFARRDWEHQDFGELVHDSVKEHARTPFKESVWNRLAEGIRFVQGTFDDDDAFDRLAQTVKDLDQERGTGGNTAFYLSIPPSAFPVVTKQLARSGLANADDKTWRRVVIEKPFGHDLKSAEELNAIVNDVFPEESVFRIDHYLGKETVQNILALRFANQLFEPIWNANFVDHVQITMAEDIGLGGRAGYYDGIGAARDVIQNHLLQLLAFTAMEEPLSFEPRALRAEKIKVLSGTKPLGPLNKTSARGQYAGGWQGGTKVPGLLQEEGFAKDSKTETYAAVTLEVQNRRWAGVPFYLRTGKRLGRRVTEIAVVFKRAPHLPFDSTSTEELGQNALVIRVQPDEGITLRFGSKVPGTTMEVRDVTMDFGYGHAFTESSPEAYERLILDVLLGEPSLFPVNEEVELSWKILDPILEHWAKEGAPEQYPPGTWGPPSADEMLERTGRKWRRP
- a CDS encoding glucose-6-phosphate isomerase, which gives rise to MTTGEKTGVEIVDAALAERAAPLADRLVADQAASKLAAQDATLWGPDAEPEASIRLSWTTLHKSSRPLIGEIEALRTELRSEGVDRVVLAGMGGSSLAPEVITATDGVPLTVLDTTDPGQVADALAGDLERTVIVVSSKSGGTVETDSHRRIFAKAFADAGIDAARRIVVVTDPGSPFQELSEKEGYRKVFLADPHVGGRYSALTAFGLVPAGLAGADVARLLDQAASVAEELAADDAANPAVKLAAAWAAAHEAGAEKVVLADTGSGIKGFPDWAEQLIAESTGKQGTGLLPVAVESPEAPGFADAGDDATATAVGAPQGAAKISVTGSLGAQFLLWEFATALAGRLLGINPFDQPDVEAAKKAARALLDDPEKLKGGETASNVDGVVEIFGSDGVATDGSLTDVLRAFFASAPDAGYIAVQAYLDRLDDASTSLLRGEIAKRTGKQTTYGWGPRFLHSTGQYHKGGHQNGVFLQLTGAVEQDLDVPDRPYTLGRLQHAQALGDGQVLAEHGRPVLRLHLTDRAAGLAAVVRAVQEVGA
- the opcA gene encoding glucose-6-phosphate dehydrogenase assembly protein OpcA — its product is MIIDLPSTTTSALNKKLVEIREQGGQVALGRVLTLVIVADDDAKLEEAIEAANGASREHPSRVIVVAKGARTAAPRIDGQIRVGGDAGASEVIVLRLYGPLAAQGQSAVVPLLLPDAPIVCWWPGAGPKDPANDPLGQLAQRRITDSAAEKSPVRALTTRAKAYTAGDTDLAWTRLTRWRAQLVSALDLPPFEKITGATVTGEADSPSTELLAGWLAEYLKAPVKRVKSAGAAGIISVTLDRRSGPVELHRPDGRVGTLTQPGQPTRRIALQRRNNQDCLIEELRRLDPDEIYEAALHGLGKIATGTNGKTGAPPKAEVTSPAAAAAAGAKK
- the tal gene encoding transaldolase, producing MSTDKLAQLSEAGVSIWLDDLSRERLNTGNLADLIRDKHVVGVTTNPTIFANAMSKGDAYDERTRELAAQNADVEATIRDLTTTDVRNAADLFRDVYNATNGVDGRVSIEVDPRLAKDTDKTVAEAKDLWKTVDRPNVLIKIPATQEGLPAITATLAEGISVNVTLIFSVERYKAVIEAFFAGLEQAKANGHDLRGIHSVASFFVSRVDTEIDKRLDSIGTDEAKALRGKAAVANARLAYAAFEELFSSDRWKALAADGANAQRPLWASTGVKNPDYSPTLYVDDLVVKDTVNTMPEKTLDAVAEHAELKGDQVTGRGAEAQEVFDKLTTVGIDITDVFLVLENEGVEKFEKSWTELLETVNGQLEKAKG
- the pgl gene encoding 6-phosphogluconolactonase produces the protein MSKTEVVVYANQDLLAAAAAARLVTRLVDVQAAKGTASLVLTGGGTGIAVLSELRASSARDAIDWSRLDIYWGDERFVPADSDERNEKQAREALLDHVPLDPKRVHAMAASDGEFGSDVDAAAASYASVLADNAGPEDHGNVPTFDIMLLGLGGEGHTASVFPESPAVYETERSVVAVRNCPKPPPTRVSLTLPAIRRARDVWLMTAGEAKADAVALALSGAGEVQLPVAGARGHRRTLWLLDRAAAGKLTKVYQPPTA